The Hemibagrus wyckioides isolate EC202008001 linkage group LG25, SWU_Hwy_1.0, whole genome shotgun sequence genome has a segment encoding these proteins:
- the LOC131345764 gene encoding gastrula zinc finger protein XlCGF64.1-like — translation MMESAEDHLSSFTGSAHPPPPAVSLLLGDVQTETAGGTSGSLGEKHVKKEEHEDEGYLCWMSSSVGLINPVDQQKHIKKEEPEEMKDAQFQAFTCSWCSLSYTSQMYLHKHIRRCHYEQYKSLITSGEIPCESSMPKCSSSIQQTITSNQVAQYPCSQCGKSFDQQSILHQHQCLHAGEKPYCCSQCGKSFVRQSTLQQHQHIHTGEKPYHCSECVKSFIRHCDLVSHQRIHTGERPFPCSQCGKSFITKRYLKAHQVIHKGEKPYHCSECGKSFIRRSNLQIHRRIHTGEKPYCCTECGKRFSQQNSLQQHQRIHIAEKPIQCSQCGQRFTYSGAFNVHKCPNMEPSACVA, via the exons ATGATGGAATCTGCAGAAGACCATCTCAGCTCTTTCACAGGATCTGCacaccctcctcctcctgctgtctCGCTG CTTCTGGGGGATGTGCAGACAGAAACAGCTGGAGGGACATCAGGGTCTTTGGGAGAGAAACATGTGAAGAAGGAGGAACATGAAGATGAAGGTTACCTCT GTTGGATGTCCAGCTCTGTAGGACTCATCAACCCTGTTGACCAACAGAAACATATAAAGAAGGAAGAACCTGAAG AAATGAAAGATGCCCAGTTTCAAGCCTTCACCTGCTCCTGGTGTTCACTTTCATACACATCTCAAATGTACCTCCACAAACACATCAGAAGATGCCACTATGAGCAGTATAAAAGTCTGATCACATCCGGAGAGATTCCATGTGAGAGTTCGATGCCTAAGTGCAGCTCCAGCATTCAGCAAACAATCACATCAAATCAAGTCGCTCAATATCCCTGCTcccagtgtgggaagagttttgaCCAACAGAGTATTCTCCATCAGCATCAGTGCCTTCACGCTGGAgagaagccatactgctgctcccagtgtgggaagagttttgttCGACAGAGTACACTTCAGCAACATCAgcacattcacacaggagagaagccataccactgttcagagtgtgtgaagagtTTTATTCGACACTGCGATCTCGTGtcacaccagcgcattcacacaggagagagaccgTTTCCCTGCTcccagtgtgggaagagttttataACCAAGAGGTATCTGAAGGCACACCAGGTCATTCACAaaggagagaagccatatcacTGCTCGGAGTGCGGGAAGAGTTTTATCCGACGGTCAAACCTCCAAATACACCGGCGCATTCACACGGGAGAGAAGCCGTACTGCTGCACAGAGTGTGGGAAAAGGTTTTCCCAGCAGAATTCCCTCCAGCAACACCAGCGCATTCATATAGCCGAGAAACCAATACAGTGTTCCCAGTGTGGACAGAGATTTACTTATTCAGGTGCTTTTAATGTACATAAATGCCCCAACATGGAGCCATCAGCTTGTGTAGCATGA